A portion of the Hippocampus zosterae strain Florida unplaced genomic scaffold, ASM2543408v3 HiC_scaffold_374, whole genome shotgun sequence genome contains these proteins:
- the LOC127595047 gene encoding LOW QUALITY PROTEIN: casein kinase I-like (The sequence of the model RefSeq protein was modified relative to this genomic sequence to represent the inferred CDS: substituted 3 bases at 3 genomic stop codons) → MFGPRSSRSQTLVFLLGYAGIPKVFHCSYEGDKIVMVMELLGPSIEDLFLLQDRKFTVGRCLAIIEQALHRLEYVHRKGYLHRDIKPXNLLIGRDKHSDLYLIDFGLAVRYIQNDGTHIPDRXKLPFLGNPRFASLRAHQGRXQGRIDDIESLLYVAIYLIKGSLPWQGLKVSSLDEKLEKIKEKKEITPVETLCKGCPP, encoded by the exons ATGTTCGGGCCTCGCAGCTCGCGCTCTCAGACTCTGGTGTTTCTCTTAGGATATGCAG GAATACCGAAAGTGTTTCATTGTTCATACGAAGGTGACAAAATCGTGATGGTTATGGAACTATTGGGCCCCTCGATCGAAGATCTGTTTTTACTGCAGGACAGAAAATTCACAGTCGGCCGATGCCTGGCCATTATCGAGCAGGCCTTGCATAGACTGGAATACGTGCATAGAAAAGGCTATTTACATCGTGACATCAAGCCATAAAATTTGCTGATCGGCAGAGATAAACATTCTGACCTGTATCTGATCGATTTCGGGCTGGCGGTTCGCTACATCCAGAATGACGGTACGCATATTCCTGACCGTTAGAAGCTTCCTTTCTTAGGAAACCCTCGATTTGCCTCTTTGAGGGCGCATCAAGGCCGGTAGCAAGGCAGGATCGACGATATAGAGTCTTTGCTTTATGTggcaatttatttgataaaggGAAGCCTTCCATGGCAAGGATTAAAAGTATCATCACTTGATGAAAAATTGGAGaagataaaagaaaagaaagaaatcactcCTGTAGAGACACTATGCAAAGGCTGCCCGCCTTAG
- the LOC127595048 gene encoding uncharacterized protein LOC127595048, with the protein MSTNAPALILTLYSRSLFERIIEFGIEPIFLDTQFRIANNKGSIGFLSNKRRVNVALTRAKFQLFVFGDQQTLSSNRLW; encoded by the exons ATGAGCACGAATGCACCAGCATTGATCCTA ACACTCTACAGCCGCAGCCTCTTTGAAAGAATAATAGAATTTGGCATTGAACCTATCTTCCTGGACACACAATTTCGAAT AGCAAACAATAAGGGTTCAATTGGGTTCTTATCAAATAAACGAAGAGTTAATGTGGCACTGACCAGGGCAAAATTCCAGCTTTTCGTGTTTGGAGATCAACAGACCTTGTCGTCTAATAGGCTTTGGTAA